In the genome of Manis javanica isolate MJ-LG chromosome 17, MJ_LKY, whole genome shotgun sequence, one region contains:
- the BCAR1 gene encoding breast cancer anti-estrogen resistance protein 1 isoform X2 — protein MSRAAPGELRAPHPWGRGGGGSAEQTGERWAAPPGGAGGLWAFSCRSGQGFQEPCSAGLQVPSDPGIGSPARPQDRRPASRNVLAKALYDNVAESPDELSFRKGDIMTVLERDTQGLDGWWLCSLHGRQGIVPGNRLKILVGMHDKKPAGPGPPATSAQPQPGLHAPAAQYTPMLPAAYQPQPDSVYLVPNPSKTQQALYQAPGPSPQFQSPPAKQTTTFSNKMPHHPFPSPAPDLYQMPPGPGSPAQDIYQVPPSAGIGHDIYQVPPSMDARSWEGTKPPAKVVVPTRVGQGYVFEVPQPEQDEYDIPRHLLAPGSQDIYDVPPVRGLLPSQYGQEVYDTPPMAVKGPNGRDPSLDVYDVPPSVEKGLLPSSHHAVYDIPPSVSKDVPDGPLLREETYDVPPAFAKAKPFDPTRHPLVLATPTPGLLPAEDVYDVPPPAPDLYDVPPGLRRPGPGTLYDVPREQVLAPEAADNNGANHSVYAVPPPAEREAPADAKRLSASSTGSSRSSQSASSLEAAVPGREPLELDVAVEALARLQQAVSATVAQLLDLAGSASGCGGWRSAPEPQEPPAQDLWAAVIAVQGAVHELLEFARGAVGNSAHTSDRTLHAKLSRQLQKMEDVYQTLVAHGQALDNGRGSPGATPEDLDRLVACSRAVPEDAKQLASFLHGNASLLFRRTKAPVPGPEGGGSLHPNPTDKASSIQSRPLPSPPKFTSQDSADGQYESSEGGWMEDYDYVHLQLKQFERLEQEVSRPIDHDLASWTPAQPLAPGRTGGLGPSDRQLLLFYLEQCEANLTTLTNAVDAFFTAVATNQPPKIFVAHSKFVILSAHKLVFIGDTLSRQAKAADVRSQVTHYSNLLCDLLRGIVATTKAAALQYPSPAAAQDMVDRVKELGHSTQQFRRVLGQLAAA, from the exons ATGAGTCGGGCCGCTCCTGGCGAGCTGAGAGCTCCCCATCCCTGGGGGAGGGGCGGTGGGGGGAGCGCAGAGCAGACTGGGGAGCGCTGGGCAGCGCCGCCTGGGGGTGCCGGGGGTCTCTGGGCTTTCAGCTGCAGGAGTGGACAGGGTTTCCAGGAGCCCTGCTCGGCTGGCCTGCAAGTGCCTTCAGACCCGGGGATTGGGAGCCCCGCCAGACCACAGGACAGGCGCCCAGCATCCCGG AACGTGCTGGCCAAAGCCCTCTACGACAATGTAGCTGAGTCCCCAGATGAGCTTTCCTTCCGCAAAGGTGACATCATGACGGTGCTGGAGCGGGACACACAGGGCCTGGATGGCTGGTGGCTGTGCTCTCTGCACGGGCGCCAAGGCATCGTGCCTGGGAATCGCCTCAAGATCCTGGTGGGCATGCACGACAAGAAGCCAGCAGGGCCCGGCCCGCCAGCCACCTCAGCCCAACCCCAGCCTGGCCTCCATGCCCCAGCTGCCCAGTACACGCCCATGCTGCCTGCTGCATACCAACCCCAGCCCGACAGTGTCTACCTGGTGCCCAACCCCAGCAAGACTCAGCAAGCCCTCTACCAAGCCCCTGGGCCCAGTCCACAGTTCCAGTCTCCCCCTGCTAAGCAGACGACCACATTCTCCAATAAGATGCCCCATCACCCatttcccagccctgccccagacctATACCAGATGCCTCCAGGGCCAGGCAGCCCCGCCCAGGACATTTACCAGGTGCCGCCTTCTGCTGGGATAGGGCATGACATCTACCAGGTCCCACCATCCATGGATGCACGCAGCTGGGAGGGGACGAAGCCACCTGCAAAG GTGGTGGTGCCCACCCGCGTGGGGCAGGGCTATGTGTTCGAGGTCCCCCAGCCAGAGCAGGACGAGTACGATATCCCACGCCACCTGCTGGCCCCAGGGTCCCAGGACATCTACGACGTGCCCCCTGTTCGGGGGCTGCTTCCCAGCCAGTATGGCCAGGAG GTATACGACACCCCCCCCATGGCAGTTAAGGGTCCCAATGGCCGGGACCCATCGCTGGATGTATATGATGTGCCCCCCAGCGTGGAGAAGGGCCTGCTGCCATCCAGCCACCATGCC GTATACGACATTCCTCCATCGGTGAGCAAGGATGTGCCTGACGGTCCACTGCTGCGAGAGGAGACCTATGATGTGCCGCCCGCCTTCGCCAAGGCCAAGCCCTTTGACCCAACCCGCCACCCACTGGTCCTTGCCACACCTACCCCGGGCTTGCTGCCAGCTGAGGATGTATACGATGTGCCACCTCCTGCCCCTGACCTCTATGACGTGCCCCCTGGCTTGCGGCGACCTGGCCCCGGCACCCTCTACGACGTGCCCCGCGAGCAAGTTCTTGCCCCTGAGGCGGCCGACAACAACGGAGCTAACCACAGTGTGTACGCGGTGCCCCCCCCCGCTGAGCGCGAGGCCCCCGCCGACGCCAAGCGCTTGTCAGCCTCCAGCACAGGCAGCTCACGCAGCAGCCAGTCAGCCTCGTCCCTGGAGGCGGCAGTGCCAGGCCGTGAGCCCTTGGAGCTGGACGTGGCCGTGGAGGCCCTGGCACGGCTGCAGCAGGCTGTGAGCGCCACCGTAGCCCAATTGCTGGACCTGGCAGGCAGTGCCAGTGGGTGTGGAGGCTGGCGCAGCGCCCCCGAGCCTCAGGAGCCCCCGGCACAGGACCTGTGGGCTGCTGTCATCGCTGTCCAGGGGGCCGTCCACGAGCTGCTGGAGTTTGCCCGCGGCGCTGTGGGCAACTCTGCCCATACTTCTGACCGCACGCTGCATGCCAAGCTTAGCCGGCAACTGCAGAAGATGGAGGACGTGTACCAGACACTGGTGGCCCATGGTCAGGCCCTCGACAATGGCCGGGGAAGCCCTGGGGCCACTCCTGAAGACCTGGACCGCCTGGTGGCCTGCTCACGGGCTGTCCCTGAGGATGCCAAGCAGCTGGCCTCCTTCCTGCATGGCAATGCCTCGCTGCTCTTCAGACGGACCAAGGCCCCTGTCCCAGGGCCTGAGGGGGGAGGCTCCCTGCACCCCAACCCTACTGACAAGGCCAGCAGCATCCAGTCCCGGCCTCTGCCCTCACCCCCCAAGTTCACCTCCCAGGACTCTGCAGATGGGCAGTACGAGAGCAGCGAAGGAGGCTGGATGGAGGACTACGACTATGTCCACCTCCAG CTGAAGCAGTTTGAGCGACTGGAGCAGGAGGTGTCACGGCCCATAGACCACGACCTGGCCAGCTGGACACCAGCTCAGCCCCTGGCCCCAGGGCGGACGGGTGGCCTGGGGCCCTCGGACCGGCAGCTGCTGCTCTTCTACCTGGAGCAGTGTGAAGCGAACCTGACCACGCTGACCAACGCAGTGGACGCCTTCTTCACAGCCGTGGCCACCAACCAGCCACCCAAGATCTTCGTGGCACACAGCAAGTTTGTCATCCTCAGCGCCCACAAGCTGGTGTTCATCGGGGACACGCTGTCACGGCAGGCCAAGGCGGCCGACGTGCGCAGCCAGGTGACCCACTACAgcaatttgctgtgtgaccttctgCGTGGCATCGTGGCCACCACCAAGGCTGCAGCCCTGCAGTACCCGTCGCCTGCTGCTGCCCAGGACATGGTAGACAGGGTCAAGGAGCTGGGCCACAGCACCCAGCAGTTCCGCCGGGTCCTGGGCCAGCTGGCAGCCGCCTGA
- the BCAR1 gene encoding breast cancer anti-estrogen resistance protein 1 isoform X3 gives MNCPVCWSLHPQRAEEDGKALHSCSSSICPSSARCAPSENVLAKALYDNVAESPDELSFRKGDIMTVLERDTQGLDGWWLCSLHGRQGIVPGNRLKILVGMHDKKPAGPGPPATSAQPQPGLHAPAAQYTPMLPAAYQPQPDSVYLVPNPSKTQQALYQAPGPSPQFQSPPAKQTTTFSNKMPHHPFPSPAPDLYQMPPGPGSPAQDIYQVPPSAGIGHDIYQVPPSMDARSWEGTKPPAKVVVPTRVGQGYVFEVPQPEQDEYDIPRHLLAPGSQDIYDVPPVRGLLPSQYGQEVYDTPPMAVKGPNGRDPSLDVYDVPPSVEKGLLPSSHHAVYDIPPSVSKDVPDGPLLREETYDVPPAFAKAKPFDPTRHPLVLATPTPGLLPAEDVYDVPPPAPDLYDVPPGLRRPGPGTLYDVPREQVLAPEAADNNGANHSVYAVPPPAEREAPADAKRLSASSTGSSRSSQSASSLEAAVPGREPLELDVAVEALARLQQAVSATVAQLLDLAGSASGCGGWRSAPEPQEPPAQDLWAAVIAVQGAVHELLEFARGAVGNSAHTSDRTLHAKLSRQLQKMEDVYQTLVAHGQALDNGRGSPGATPEDLDRLVACSRAVPEDAKQLASFLHGNASLLFRRTKAPVPGPEGGGSLHPNPTDKASSIQSRPLPSPPKFTSQDSADGQYESSEGGWMEDYDYVHLQGKEEFEKTQKELLEKGSIMRQGKGHLELQQLKQFERLEQEVSRPIDHDLASWTPAQPLAPGRTGGLGPSDRQLLLFYLEQCEANLTTLTNAVDAFFTAVATNQPPKIFVAHSKFVILSAHKLVFIGDTLSRQAKAADVRSQVTHYSNLLCDLLRGIVATTKAAALQYPSPAAAQDMVDRVKELGHSTQQFRRVLGQLAAA, from the exons ATGAACTGCCCTGTGTGTTGGTCACTCCACCCTCAGAGAGCAGAGGAGGATGGGAAAGCTCTTCACAGCTGCAGCTCCAGCATCTGCCCTTCGAGTGCACGCTGTGCTCCATCCGAG AACGTGCTGGCCAAAGCCCTCTACGACAATGTAGCTGAGTCCCCAGATGAGCTTTCCTTCCGCAAAGGTGACATCATGACGGTGCTGGAGCGGGACACACAGGGCCTGGATGGCTGGTGGCTGTGCTCTCTGCACGGGCGCCAAGGCATCGTGCCTGGGAATCGCCTCAAGATCCTGGTGGGCATGCACGACAAGAAGCCAGCAGGGCCCGGCCCGCCAGCCACCTCAGCCCAACCCCAGCCTGGCCTCCATGCCCCAGCTGCCCAGTACACGCCCATGCTGCCTGCTGCATACCAACCCCAGCCCGACAGTGTCTACCTGGTGCCCAACCCCAGCAAGACTCAGCAAGCCCTCTACCAAGCCCCTGGGCCCAGTCCACAGTTCCAGTCTCCCCCTGCTAAGCAGACGACCACATTCTCCAATAAGATGCCCCATCACCCatttcccagccctgccccagacctATACCAGATGCCTCCAGGGCCAGGCAGCCCCGCCCAGGACATTTACCAGGTGCCGCCTTCTGCTGGGATAGGGCATGACATCTACCAGGTCCCACCATCCATGGATGCACGCAGCTGGGAGGGGACGAAGCCACCTGCAAAG GTGGTGGTGCCCACCCGCGTGGGGCAGGGCTATGTGTTCGAGGTCCCCCAGCCAGAGCAGGACGAGTACGATATCCCACGCCACCTGCTGGCCCCAGGGTCCCAGGACATCTACGACGTGCCCCCTGTTCGGGGGCTGCTTCCCAGCCAGTATGGCCAGGAG GTATACGACACCCCCCCCATGGCAGTTAAGGGTCCCAATGGCCGGGACCCATCGCTGGATGTATATGATGTGCCCCCCAGCGTGGAGAAGGGCCTGCTGCCATCCAGCCACCATGCC GTATACGACATTCCTCCATCGGTGAGCAAGGATGTGCCTGACGGTCCACTGCTGCGAGAGGAGACCTATGATGTGCCGCCCGCCTTCGCCAAGGCCAAGCCCTTTGACCCAACCCGCCACCCACTGGTCCTTGCCACACCTACCCCGGGCTTGCTGCCAGCTGAGGATGTATACGATGTGCCACCTCCTGCCCCTGACCTCTATGACGTGCCCCCTGGCTTGCGGCGACCTGGCCCCGGCACCCTCTACGACGTGCCCCGCGAGCAAGTTCTTGCCCCTGAGGCGGCCGACAACAACGGAGCTAACCACAGTGTGTACGCGGTGCCCCCCCCCGCTGAGCGCGAGGCCCCCGCCGACGCCAAGCGCTTGTCAGCCTCCAGCACAGGCAGCTCACGCAGCAGCCAGTCAGCCTCGTCCCTGGAGGCGGCAGTGCCAGGCCGTGAGCCCTTGGAGCTGGACGTGGCCGTGGAGGCCCTGGCACGGCTGCAGCAGGCTGTGAGCGCCACCGTAGCCCAATTGCTGGACCTGGCAGGCAGTGCCAGTGGGTGTGGAGGCTGGCGCAGCGCCCCCGAGCCTCAGGAGCCCCCGGCACAGGACCTGTGGGCTGCTGTCATCGCTGTCCAGGGGGCCGTCCACGAGCTGCTGGAGTTTGCCCGCGGCGCTGTGGGCAACTCTGCCCATACTTCTGACCGCACGCTGCATGCCAAGCTTAGCCGGCAACTGCAGAAGATGGAGGACGTGTACCAGACACTGGTGGCCCATGGTCAGGCCCTCGACAATGGCCGGGGAAGCCCTGGGGCCACTCCTGAAGACCTGGACCGCCTGGTGGCCTGCTCACGGGCTGTCCCTGAGGATGCCAAGCAGCTGGCCTCCTTCCTGCATGGCAATGCCTCGCTGCTCTTCAGACGGACCAAGGCCCCTGTCCCAGGGCCTGAGGGGGGAGGCTCCCTGCACCCCAACCCTACTGACAAGGCCAGCAGCATCCAGTCCCGGCCTCTGCCCTCACCCCCCAAGTTCACCTCCCAGGACTCTGCAGATGGGCAGTACGAGAGCAGCGAAGGAGGCTGGATGGAGGACTACGACTATGTCCACCTCCAG gggaaggaagagtttgagaagaccCAGAAGGAACTGCTGGAAAAGGGCAGCATCATGCGGCAGGGGAAGGGCCATCTGGAGCTGCAGCAG CTGAAGCAGTTTGAGCGACTGGAGCAGGAGGTGTCACGGCCCATAGACCACGACCTGGCCAGCTGGACACCAGCTCAGCCCCTGGCCCCAGGGCGGACGGGTGGCCTGGGGCCCTCGGACCGGCAGCTGCTGCTCTTCTACCTGGAGCAGTGTGAAGCGAACCTGACCACGCTGACCAACGCAGTGGACGCCTTCTTCACAGCCGTGGCCACCAACCAGCCACCCAAGATCTTCGTGGCACACAGCAAGTTTGTCATCCTCAGCGCCCACAAGCTGGTGTTCATCGGGGACACGCTGTCACGGCAGGCCAAGGCGGCCGACGTGCGCAGCCAGGTGACCCACTACAgcaatttgctgtgtgaccttctgCGTGGCATCGTGGCCACCACCAAGGCTGCAGCCCTGCAGTACCCGTCGCCTGCTGCTGCCCAGGACATGGTAGACAGGGTCAAGGAGCTGGGCCACAGCACCCAGCAGTTCCGCCGGGTCCTGGGCCAGCTGGCAGCCGCCTGA
- the BCAR1 gene encoding breast cancer anti-estrogen resistance protein 1 isoform X4: MNYLNVLAKALYDNVAESPDELSFRKGDIMTVLERDTQGLDGWWLCSLHGRQGIVPGNRLKILVGMHDKKPAGPGPPATSAQPQPGLHAPAAQYTPMLPAAYQPQPDSVYLVPNPSKTQQALYQAPGPSPQFQSPPAKQTTTFSNKMPHHPFPSPAPDLYQMPPGPGSPAQDIYQVPPSAGIGHDIYQVPPSMDARSWEGTKPPAKVVVPTRVGQGYVFEVPQPEQDEYDIPRHLLAPGSQDIYDVPPVRGLLPSQYGQEVYDTPPMAVKGPNGRDPSLDVYDVPPSVEKGLLPSSHHAVYDIPPSVSKDVPDGPLLREETYDVPPAFAKAKPFDPTRHPLVLATPTPGLLPAEDVYDVPPPAPDLYDVPPGLRRPGPGTLYDVPREQVLAPEAADNNGANHSVYAVPPPAEREAPADAKRLSASSTGSSRSSQSASSLEAAVPGREPLELDVAVEALARLQQAVSATVAQLLDLAGSASGCGGWRSAPEPQEPPAQDLWAAVIAVQGAVHELLEFARGAVGNSAHTSDRTLHAKLSRQLQKMEDVYQTLVAHGQALDNGRGSPGATPEDLDRLVACSRAVPEDAKQLASFLHGNASLLFRRTKAPVPGPEGGGSLHPNPTDKASSIQSRPLPSPPKFTSQDSADGQYESSEGGWMEDYDYVHLQGKEEFEKTQKELLEKGSIMRQGKGHLELQQLKQFERLEQEVSRPIDHDLASWTPAQPLAPGRTGGLGPSDRQLLLFYLEQCEANLTTLTNAVDAFFTAVATNQPPKIFVAHSKFVILSAHKLVFIGDTLSRQAKAADVRSQVTHYSNLLCDLLRGIVATTKAAALQYPSPAAAQDMVDRVKELGHSTQQFRRVLGQLAAA, encoded by the exons ATGAACTACCTG AACGTGCTGGCCAAAGCCCTCTACGACAATGTAGCTGAGTCCCCAGATGAGCTTTCCTTCCGCAAAGGTGACATCATGACGGTGCTGGAGCGGGACACACAGGGCCTGGATGGCTGGTGGCTGTGCTCTCTGCACGGGCGCCAAGGCATCGTGCCTGGGAATCGCCTCAAGATCCTGGTGGGCATGCACGACAAGAAGCCAGCAGGGCCCGGCCCGCCAGCCACCTCAGCCCAACCCCAGCCTGGCCTCCATGCCCCAGCTGCCCAGTACACGCCCATGCTGCCTGCTGCATACCAACCCCAGCCCGACAGTGTCTACCTGGTGCCCAACCCCAGCAAGACTCAGCAAGCCCTCTACCAAGCCCCTGGGCCCAGTCCACAGTTCCAGTCTCCCCCTGCTAAGCAGACGACCACATTCTCCAATAAGATGCCCCATCACCCatttcccagccctgccccagacctATACCAGATGCCTCCAGGGCCAGGCAGCCCCGCCCAGGACATTTACCAGGTGCCGCCTTCTGCTGGGATAGGGCATGACATCTACCAGGTCCCACCATCCATGGATGCACGCAGCTGGGAGGGGACGAAGCCACCTGCAAAG GTGGTGGTGCCCACCCGCGTGGGGCAGGGCTATGTGTTCGAGGTCCCCCAGCCAGAGCAGGACGAGTACGATATCCCACGCCACCTGCTGGCCCCAGGGTCCCAGGACATCTACGACGTGCCCCCTGTTCGGGGGCTGCTTCCCAGCCAGTATGGCCAGGAG GTATACGACACCCCCCCCATGGCAGTTAAGGGTCCCAATGGCCGGGACCCATCGCTGGATGTATATGATGTGCCCCCCAGCGTGGAGAAGGGCCTGCTGCCATCCAGCCACCATGCC GTATACGACATTCCTCCATCGGTGAGCAAGGATGTGCCTGACGGTCCACTGCTGCGAGAGGAGACCTATGATGTGCCGCCCGCCTTCGCCAAGGCCAAGCCCTTTGACCCAACCCGCCACCCACTGGTCCTTGCCACACCTACCCCGGGCTTGCTGCCAGCTGAGGATGTATACGATGTGCCACCTCCTGCCCCTGACCTCTATGACGTGCCCCCTGGCTTGCGGCGACCTGGCCCCGGCACCCTCTACGACGTGCCCCGCGAGCAAGTTCTTGCCCCTGAGGCGGCCGACAACAACGGAGCTAACCACAGTGTGTACGCGGTGCCCCCCCCCGCTGAGCGCGAGGCCCCCGCCGACGCCAAGCGCTTGTCAGCCTCCAGCACAGGCAGCTCACGCAGCAGCCAGTCAGCCTCGTCCCTGGAGGCGGCAGTGCCAGGCCGTGAGCCCTTGGAGCTGGACGTGGCCGTGGAGGCCCTGGCACGGCTGCAGCAGGCTGTGAGCGCCACCGTAGCCCAATTGCTGGACCTGGCAGGCAGTGCCAGTGGGTGTGGAGGCTGGCGCAGCGCCCCCGAGCCTCAGGAGCCCCCGGCACAGGACCTGTGGGCTGCTGTCATCGCTGTCCAGGGGGCCGTCCACGAGCTGCTGGAGTTTGCCCGCGGCGCTGTGGGCAACTCTGCCCATACTTCTGACCGCACGCTGCATGCCAAGCTTAGCCGGCAACTGCAGAAGATGGAGGACGTGTACCAGACACTGGTGGCCCATGGTCAGGCCCTCGACAATGGCCGGGGAAGCCCTGGGGCCACTCCTGAAGACCTGGACCGCCTGGTGGCCTGCTCACGGGCTGTCCCTGAGGATGCCAAGCAGCTGGCCTCCTTCCTGCATGGCAATGCCTCGCTGCTCTTCAGACGGACCAAGGCCCCTGTCCCAGGGCCTGAGGGGGGAGGCTCCCTGCACCCCAACCCTACTGACAAGGCCAGCAGCATCCAGTCCCGGCCTCTGCCCTCACCCCCCAAGTTCACCTCCCAGGACTCTGCAGATGGGCAGTACGAGAGCAGCGAAGGAGGCTGGATGGAGGACTACGACTATGTCCACCTCCAG gggaaggaagagtttgagaagaccCAGAAGGAACTGCTGGAAAAGGGCAGCATCATGCGGCAGGGGAAGGGCCATCTGGAGCTGCAGCAG CTGAAGCAGTTTGAGCGACTGGAGCAGGAGGTGTCACGGCCCATAGACCACGACCTGGCCAGCTGGACACCAGCTCAGCCCCTGGCCCCAGGGCGGACGGGTGGCCTGGGGCCCTCGGACCGGCAGCTGCTGCTCTTCTACCTGGAGCAGTGTGAAGCGAACCTGACCACGCTGACCAACGCAGTGGACGCCTTCTTCACAGCCGTGGCCACCAACCAGCCACCCAAGATCTTCGTGGCACACAGCAAGTTTGTCATCCTCAGCGCCCACAAGCTGGTGTTCATCGGGGACACGCTGTCACGGCAGGCCAAGGCGGCCGACGTGCGCAGCCAGGTGACCCACTACAgcaatttgctgtgtgaccttctgCGTGGCATCGTGGCCACCACCAAGGCTGCAGCCCTGCAGTACCCGTCGCCTGCTGCTGCCCAGGACATGGTAGACAGGGTCAAGGAGCTGGGCCACAGCACCCAGCAGTTCCGCCGGGTCCTGGGCCAGCTGGCAGCCGCCTGA